From Varibaculum massiliense, a single genomic window includes:
- a CDS encoding class C sortase — protein MRKTLIIILTAVGALLLLYPVVAIFIGNVRIGEISRMQAQEMKQMSAHPDQSQALLKAAHEYNHNIRGIPILDPYLYQMTKTGSEEYQEYLATLPGDVMARLVVPSAKIDLPVRHGTEDDAIARGAGHLFGTGLPVGGKGVNAVLTAHSGMRTASLFDGLHDVKVGDIAYVQVAGKKLAYKVRAIHVIKPTQLELFHPVPGKDILTLFTCTPYGTNTHRLVVTAERIPLKTAPPMNEEGPTWWDALRWWMILPILISAVGGTIVARYLRNGRKKDDEEDNLEEAENLAQIGRLTRAERAKKFRESRKRKASRHSAGSRNSARAPKASKTGAKSHQTSLQEKEKSFT, from the coding sequence GTGCGAAAAACTTTAATCATCATTTTGACAGCAGTGGGAGCCCTGCTCTTGCTGTATCCGGTAGTCGCTATTTTCATTGGCAACGTGCGTATTGGGGAAATCTCGCGCATGCAAGCGCAAGAAATGAAACAGATGTCTGCCCATCCTGATCAGTCTCAGGCGCTGCTGAAAGCGGCACACGAATATAACCACAATATCCGTGGCATCCCCATTCTTGACCCCTACCTCTACCAGATGACTAAAACCGGGTCGGAAGAATATCAAGAATACCTAGCGACCCTCCCTGGAGACGTGATGGCGCGGCTAGTAGTGCCCTCCGCAAAAATCGACCTACCGGTGCGGCACGGCACCGAAGATGACGCGATTGCCCGTGGCGCCGGGCATCTTTTCGGTACCGGACTGCCAGTTGGAGGTAAAGGAGTAAACGCCGTCCTCACCGCCCATTCCGGGATGAGAACCGCCAGTTTGTTTGACGGGCTTCACGATGTCAAAGTCGGCGATATTGCCTACGTGCAGGTGGCAGGAAAAAAGCTCGCCTATAAAGTCCGCGCTATCCACGTAATCAAACCCACCCAGTTAGAGTTATTCCATCCCGTACCGGGCAAAGATATCCTGACCCTGTTCACCTGCACCCCCTACGGCACTAACACCCACCGCCTGGTAGTTACCGCCGAACGTATCCCCCTCAAGACAGCGCCCCCGATGAACGAAGAAGGACCCACCTGGTGGGATGCGTTGCGCTGGTGGATGATCCTCCCGATACTTATTTCCGCAGTGGGAGGGACTATCGTGGCGCGGTACCTGCGAAACGGCCGTAAAAAAGACGATGAAGAAGATAACCTCGAGGAAGCAGAAAATCTCGCGCAAATAGGTAGATTAACCCGGGCGGAAAGAGCAAAGAAGTTCCGGGAATCGCGTAAACGTAAAGCATCGCGCCATTCCGCAGGGTCGCGTAATTCCGCTCGCGCCCCCAAAGCTAGCAAGACCGGCGCAAAAAGCCACCAAACGTCTCTTCAGGAAAAAGAAAAAAGCTTCACCTGA
- a CDS encoding SpaH/EbpB family LPXTG-anchored major pilin, with translation MSKKKLLAVLTGMVMAFMGLAGVGAASADTTLTPGASQPTTASLTVHKYLGATTNLKHDGTAIDAAELTGKTPLEGVNFKLYKVEGVDVSTNDGLKLAQEIGEVSLKDDVVTTGITVGATTYKLAANPTTMTTGTNGEAKFSSVPRGLYVVVEDLAGSGTIKAAGKEVKKEKITPIAPFAVTLPMTNPDGKAWNSDVHVYPKNQENELDKKVVDKGVTTLNQGAANGMDEFKYVLTTKSTGADVNGDGKMDAADLGNLYQIVDQLPANVEYVKTTAKINDQTTTDFDATTVKDGTPERTTVTVAFKGAGLNTIAGGAKIEVTLHVKLKSVPADGLTKNTGKLFPNDWSKKNDKPINSPEVETRHGDIVIKKVNSADEPLAGAIFSVHLDTSAKKDCSSYGPTIKTSNETGADGLAKISDLQMTDWIDGVEVPEANQVPYCLVEEQAPAGYQILPQAIKFSLTKPGTVTDLSTAKAGDGNFVQITNHKNLGLPLTGAQGILLVSALGLILVSIGVVLTVKRRKD, from the coding sequence GTGAGTAAGAAAAAGTTATTAGCCGTGCTAACCGGCATGGTGATGGCCTTTATGGGCCTGGCAGGCGTCGGCGCCGCCAGTGCTGATACTACGTTGACCCCGGGTGCATCGCAGCCCACTACCGCATCTTTGACGGTGCATAAGTATCTGGGTGCGACTACGAATTTGAAACACGATGGTACCGCGATTGACGCTGCCGAGCTTACCGGTAAAACACCTTTGGAAGGGGTTAATTTTAAGCTCTACAAGGTTGAGGGCGTTGACGTTTCTACCAATGACGGTCTGAAACTGGCTCAAGAAATTGGGGAAGTTTCTTTGAAGGACGATGTAGTCACCACCGGGATCACAGTTGGAGCTACCACTTACAAGCTGGCCGCTAACCCGACGACTATGACAACTGGCACTAATGGGGAAGCTAAGTTTTCCTCTGTACCCAGGGGTCTGTACGTCGTGGTAGAGGATCTAGCCGGATCAGGCACGATTAAGGCTGCAGGTAAAGAGGTTAAGAAGGAAAAAATCACTCCGATTGCCCCCTTCGCAGTTACTTTGCCGATGACCAATCCCGATGGCAAGGCCTGGAATAGCGACGTACACGTCTACCCCAAGAACCAGGAAAATGAACTGGATAAGAAGGTTGTAGACAAGGGCGTTACTACCCTGAATCAGGGCGCTGCAAACGGTATGGATGAGTTTAAGTATGTCTTGACCACCAAGTCCACGGGCGCTGACGTCAATGGCGATGGCAAGATGGATGCCGCTGACCTGGGTAATCTATACCAGATTGTCGACCAGCTGCCCGCCAATGTGGAGTATGTAAAGACTACCGCCAAGATTAACGACCAGACTACAACCGATTTTGATGCCACGACCGTTAAGGATGGTACTCCCGAACGCACCACCGTCACCGTCGCCTTCAAGGGTGCCGGTCTAAACACTATTGCTGGGGGTGCCAAGATCGAGGTTACTCTACACGTTAAGCTAAAGAGCGTTCCGGCTGATGGCTTGACCAAGAACACCGGTAAGTTGTTCCCGAATGATTGGTCTAAGAAGAACGATAAGCCGATTAACTCTCCGGAGGTTGAGACCCGGCACGGCGATATCGTAATCAAGAAGGTTAACAGCGCGGACGAGCCTCTGGCTGGCGCTATTTTCAGTGTCCACCTGGATACCTCGGCCAAGAAAGATTGCTCCAGCTATGGCCCGACTATCAAGACCTCGAATGAGACCGGGGCAGATGGTCTAGCGAAGATCTCTGATTTGCAGATGACTGACTGGATTGATGGGGTAGAAGTACCGGAAGCGAACCAGGTACCCTACTGCCTCGTTGAGGAACAAGCTCCGGCTGGTTACCAGATTCTGCCGCAGGCTATTAAGTTCTCGCTTACTAAGCCGGGAACGGTTACTGATCTGTCTACCGCCAAAGCGGGTGACGGTAACTTCGTGCAGATTACCAACCACAAGAACCTGGGGCTGCCGCTGACTGGTGCGCAGGGGATTCTACTCGTTTCGGCTCTGGGACTAATCCTAGTTTCCATCGGCGTGGTACTAACCGTTAAACGCCGTAAGGACTAG